In the genome of Pempheris klunzingeri isolate RE-2024b chromosome 3, fPemKlu1.hap1, whole genome shotgun sequence, one region contains:
- the LOC139199025 gene encoding voltage-dependent calcium channel gamma-4 subunit-like, whose protein sequence is MAWCDRGVQTLLAIAGAFAAFSLMTIAIGTDYWLYSRAYICNATNSSTDDTQMQTKKVKGDLTHSGLWRICCIEGINKGSCFRINHFPEDNDYDTDSSEYILRIVRASSLFPILSTILLMFGGLCVGVGRIYSSKNNILLSAGILFVAAGLSNIIGIIVYISSNAGDPSDKKDEDKKNHYNYGWSFYFGALSFIVAESVGVLAVNIYIEKNKETRFRARRDFIKTTSSSSPYSRIPSYRYRRRRSRSSSRSTDPSRETSPVGLKISGASGAAGGGLGMGLPMGDISLYALSRDPLKGGSGTAGPYSPERDSGFLQVHNCFQKDLKDGANRRTTPV, encoded by the exons ATGGCATGGTGTGACCGAGGGGTTCAGACTCTGCTGGCCATCGCGGGGGCCTTCGCCGCCTTCAGTCTCATGACCATCGCCATCGGCACCGACTACTGGCTTTACTCCCGGGCGTACATCTGCAACGCCACTAATAGCAGCACAGACGATACCCAGATGCAAACCAAGAAAGTCAAAGGCGACCTGACGCACTCCGGGCTGTGGAGGATCTGCTGTATCGAAG GTATCAACAAAGGGAGCTGTTTTCGGATCAATCATTTTCCAGAGGATAACGACTACGATACAGACAGCTCAGAGTACATCTTAC GTATTGTGCGTGCATCAAGCCTATTCCCCATTCTCAGCACCATTCTGCTGATGTTTGGTGGCCTGTGTGTCGGGGTTGGCCGTATCTACAGCAGCAAGAACAACATCCTGCTCAGTGCTGGCATCCTGTTTGTGGCGGCAG GCCTGAGCAACATCATCGGCATCATCGTCTACATCTCCAGCAACGCCGGGGATCCCAGTGACAAGAAAGACGAGGACAAGAAGAACCATTACAACTATGGCTGGTCCTTTTACTTCGGCGCCCTCTCCTTCATCGTGGCTGAATCAGTTGGTGTTCTCGCAGTCAACATATATATCGAGAAGAACAAAGAGACACGCTTCCGAGCCCGGCGCGACTTCATCAaaaccacctcctcctcttcgccaTACTCTCGCATCCCAAGTTACCGCTACCGGAGAAGGCGCTCACGCTCCAGTTCGAGGTCGACTGACCCATCCCGCGAGACCTCCCCCGTGGGGTTGAAGATCAGTGGAGCAAGTGGCGCAGCTGGAGGCGGGCTGGGGATGGGTTTGCCAATGGGAGATATATCCCTGTACGCCCTCAGTAGGGACCCTCTAAAGGGTGGAAGTGGGACTGCAGGGCCCTACAGTCCAGAGAGGGACTCTGGGTTTTTACAAGTCCACAACTGCTTCCAGAAGGATCTGAAAGATGGAGCGAACAGGAGGACCACGCCAGTATGA